A section of the Ornithinimicrobium sufpigmenti genome encodes:
- a CDS encoding APC family permease, translating to MRGPQARSLQRSLSLGDAVTIGLGAMVGAGVFAVWGPATAAAGGAVLLALALAAVVAICNALSSAALAARYPSAGGTYVYGRERLGEVWGYLAGWCFVVGKTASCAAMAMTVGAYLVPGAERVAAVVAVVLVTALNLAGVHRSVAASRVIVSVVACALLGVAVAAVWPRPSGPLLDPARLVAAPESGWGVLQAAGLLFFAFAGYARVATLGEEVRDPARVIPRAVVIALGAVLVLYAVVGVVVLGVLGPAGTAASTAPVADAAAVVWGSGWAWVVRLAAGLAAVGALLNLVLGVSRTTLAMARDGHLPQVLATVAGPQGVPRVAELGVGLVVLVLVVVADLRGVIGFSSFGVLLYYAVANAAAFTLRREWSVGAWVPVLGLAGCLVLVVALPRTSVLVGLAVVAVGAAAYLLAPFGRRGPGEGRSGS from the coding sequence ATGAGGGGTCCGCAGGCCCGTTCGCTGCAGCGCTCCCTGAGCCTGGGCGACGCCGTCACGATCGGCCTGGGCGCCATGGTCGGCGCCGGGGTGTTCGCGGTCTGGGGTCCGGCGACCGCCGCCGCCGGTGGGGCCGTGCTCCTGGCGCTGGCCCTGGCCGCGGTCGTGGCCATCTGCAACGCGCTGTCCTCCGCGGCGCTGGCCGCCCGCTACCCGTCGGCGGGCGGCACCTACGTCTACGGCAGGGAGCGGCTCGGGGAGGTCTGGGGCTACCTGGCCGGCTGGTGCTTCGTCGTCGGCAAGACCGCCTCCTGCGCGGCGATGGCGATGACTGTCGGGGCCTACTTGGTGCCCGGGGCCGAGCGGGTCGCGGCCGTGGTGGCGGTGGTGCTGGTGACGGCCCTCAACCTGGCCGGGGTGCACCGCTCGGTGGCCGCCTCGCGGGTCATCGTCTCGGTCGTCGCCTGCGCCCTCCTGGGTGTCGCGGTCGCCGCCGTGTGGCCCCGTCCGTCCGGGCCGCTGCTGGACCCCGCCCGGCTCGTGGCGGCCCCGGAGAGTGGCTGGGGGGTGCTGCAGGCGGCCGGGCTGCTCTTCTTCGCCTTCGCCGGGTATGCCCGCGTCGCCACCCTGGGGGAGGAGGTGCGCGACCCCGCCCGGGTGATCCCCCGAGCCGTGGTCATCGCCCTCGGGGCGGTGCTGGTGCTGTACGCGGTCGTCGGCGTGGTCGTGCTCGGTGTCCTGGGCCCGGCCGGGACGGCCGCCTCGACCGCGCCGGTGGCGGACGCCGCCGCCGTGGTCTGGGGGTCAGGGTGGGCCTGGGTGGTCCGGCTGGCGGCCGGGCTGGCCGCCGTGGGTGCGCTGCTCAACCTGGTCCTCGGTGTGTCCCGCACCACCCTGGCGATGGCCCGCGACGGACACCTTCCGCAGGTCCTGGCCACGGTGGCGGGGCCGCAGGGGGTGCCCCGGGTCGCCGAGCTCGGCGTAGGGCTCGTGGTGCTGGTCCTGGTGGTGGTCGCCGACCTGCGGGGGGTGATCGGCTTCTCCAGCTTCGGGGTGCTGCTGTACTACGCCGTGGCCAACGCGGCCGCGTTCACGCTGCGCCGGGAGTGGTCGGTCGGGGCCTGGGTGCCCGTGCTCGGGCTGGCCGGGTGCCTGGTGCTGGTCGTCGCACTGCCGAGGACATCGGTGCTGGTAGGGCTGGCTGTGGTGGCGGTCGGGGCGGCGGCATACCTCCTCGCGCCGTTTGGGCGTCGGGGACCCGGTGAGGGAAGATCTGGGTCATGA
- a CDS encoding GNAT family N-acetyltransferase: MTDYRWAPISHADLEQWAALANHLAKVDGTEEFTSVEDLAEELDSPHRDPERDTWAVWDGDRMVAEALVSVPTTLDYEGRARCYVSGGVHPDHRGRGLGSRLLALCEERGRELLTQRHPGREAYFGADGELEGSSARDLLTDHGYAVVRHFNHLRRDLGEVTDGTALPPVPEYDDVELLTPTLEHEGAVRVAHEQAFADHWGSGPVAPGPWHQRWVSRSARGELSTIAVARGGEHDGQVVAYVLVGQWVDREAYVNIVGTVAAFRGRGLAAACLSRTIGLAAASGGYDVIDLDVDSTSPTGATRLYERLGFRHLRQTAAMRRPVEVSP, from the coding sequence ATGACCGACTACCGCTGGGCGCCCATCTCGCACGCCGACCTGGAGCAGTGGGCGGCGCTCGCCAACCACCTGGCGAAGGTCGACGGCACGGAGGAGTTCACCTCGGTCGAGGACCTCGCCGAGGAGCTGGACAGCCCGCACCGCGACCCCGAGCGGGATACCTGGGCGGTCTGGGACGGGGACCGGATGGTCGCCGAGGCACTGGTCTCGGTCCCGACGACCCTGGACTACGAGGGCAGGGCCCGCTGCTACGTGTCCGGCGGGGTGCACCCCGACCACCGGGGCCGGGGCCTCGGCAGCCGGCTGCTCGCCCTGTGCGAGGAGCGCGGCCGCGAGCTGCTCACGCAGCGGCACCCGGGCCGGGAGGCCTACTTCGGCGCCGACGGAGAGCTCGAAGGGTCCTCCGCCCGCGACCTGCTCACCGACCACGGGTATGCCGTGGTGCGGCACTTCAACCACCTGCGTCGCGACCTGGGTGAGGTCACCGATGGCACGGCCCTGCCGCCGGTGCCGGAGTACGACGACGTCGAGCTGCTCACCCCCACCCTCGAGCACGAGGGGGCGGTCCGGGTGGCGCACGAGCAGGCGTTCGCCGACCACTGGGGGTCGGGGCCGGTCGCACCTGGCCCGTGGCACCAGCGCTGGGTCTCCCGGTCGGCCAGGGGAGAGCTGTCCACGATCGCGGTCGCGCGCGGCGGGGAGCACGACGGCCAGGTCGTCGCCTACGTCCTGGTCGGCCAGTGGGTCGACCGGGAGGCCTACGTCAACATCGTCGGCACGGTCGCCGCCTTCCGCGGGCGCGGCCTGGCCGCCGCCTGCCTCAGCCGCACCATCGGGCTCGCGGCCGCCAGCGGGGGCTACGACGTCATCGACCTCGACGTCGACTCCACCAGCCCGACGGGCGCCACCAGGCTCTACGAGCGGCTCGGCTTCCGGCACCTCCGGCAGACCGCGGCGATGCGGCGTCCCGTGGAGGTGTCGCCGTGA
- a CDS encoding OsmC family protein, which produces MARPMADDALRSVSLTRTGPLTFQATNDRGGTVTMSSGGTEEFTPVELLLAAMAGCSAVDIDLLTTRLAEPESFALSAAGEKLRDEDGNHMGPITITVSVTFPEGAGGDAARERLPDAVAKSRDRLCTVSRTVQLPTPVTYRTD; this is translated from the coding sequence ATGGCTCGACCCATGGCTGACGACGCACTGCGCTCGGTGTCGCTGACCCGCACCGGACCCCTGACCTTCCAGGCGACCAACGACCGGGGCGGCACGGTGACCATGTCCTCCGGCGGCACCGAGGAGTTCACGCCTGTGGAGCTCCTGCTGGCCGCGATGGCCGGCTGCTCCGCGGTCGACATCGACCTGCTCACCACACGGCTCGCCGAGCCGGAGAGCTTCGCCCTGTCCGCCGCGGGGGAGAAGCTGCGCGACGAGGACGGAAACCACATGGGGCCGATCACCATCACCGTCTCGGTCACCTTCCCCGAGGGTGCGGGCGGCGACGCGGCCCGCGAGCGGCTCCCGGACGCCGTGGCCAAGTCCCGCGACCGGCTGTGCACCGTCTCCCGCACCGTCCAGCTCCCGACGCCGGTCACCTACCGGACCGACTAG